A portion of the Clupea harengus chromosome 18, Ch_v2.0.2, whole genome shotgun sequence genome contains these proteins:
- the LOC122133759 gene encoding probable GPI-anchored adhesin-like protein PGA18: protein MRIVFLVLLLVPLGWTKREYFLQSNASSWELARQHCQVCYRELATITAEDARHMLEKLDNSSRAVWVGLRRRLNETVASNTTNSTGPESHWFSGTAPWFQSSNDTNGTWFSFFEGKLPWSRWANGDPVTFQNWYPGRPVSKPRPEPIKCDPNAGASTYTTTPSYSTVNGYSTVDGNSTTGMTNQNSTNGTAEQRNDSYMCPQLKKLLECVDDQGAKDALSRYLNQSSDATTPGSNQTTFNMSLNVTTPGSNQTTLNMSLNVTTPGSNQTAFNMSLNATTPSSNQTAFNMSLNVTTLSSNQTTLNNSLNVTTPSSNTNVTTPNYHDNPDWTTLELYSASPGTIPTSTSAPNRFYGEVNVSDITYTSAGVKWLEAPGAISGYRVEA from the exons ATGAGGATTGTCTTTTTGGTGCTTCTACTGG TTCCTCTGGGCTGGACGAAGCGTGAGTATTTCTTACAGTCCAATGCTTCCAGCTGGGAACTAGCTCGCCAGCACTGCCAGGTGTGCTACAGGGAGCTGGCCACCATCACGGCCGAGGACGCACGCCACATGCTGGAGAAACtggacaacagcagcagagctgTCTGGGTTGGTTTGCGGAGGAGGCTCAACGAAACCGTGGCatccaacaccaccaacagcaccGGCCCGGAGTCCCACTGGTTCAGTGGCACCGCTCCATGGTTCCAGTCGTCAAATGACACCAACGGCACGTGGTTCAGCTTTTTTGAGGGAAAGCTTCCATGGTCCCGCTGGGCCAATGGTGATCCAGTGACCTTCCAGAACTGGTATCCTGGTCGACCCGTTTCAAAGCCCAGGCCGGAACCGATCAAATGTGATCCTAACGCGGGGGCCAGTACTTATACCACTACACCCAGCTATTCCACAGTGAATGGGTATTCCACAGTGGATGGGAATTCCACAACAGGAATGACAAATCAGAACAGCACCAATGGCACCGCAGAGCAGAGGAATGACTCATACATGTGTCCCCAGCTGAAGAAACTCCTCGAGTGTGTGGACGATCAAGGAGCAAAGGATGCTCTGAGCAGATATTTAAATCAGTCCTCAGATGCCACAACGCCCGGTTCAAATCAGACCACCTTTAATATGTCCTTAAATGTCACAACGCCCGGTTCAAATCAGACCACCTTAAATATGTCCTTAAATGTCACAACGCCCGGTTCAAATCAGACTGCCTTTAATATGTCCTTAAATGCCACAACGCCCAGTTCAAATCAGACTGCCTTTAATATGTCCTTAAATGTCACAACGCTCAGTTCAAATCAGACCACCTTAAATAATTCCTTAAATGTCACAACGCCCAGTTCAAATACCAACGTCACGACCCCCAACTATCATGACAATCCAGATTGGACGACCTTGGAGCTGTATAGTGCTTCTCCTGGTACCATCCCAACCAGCACCTCAGCTCCAA ATCGTTTCTATGGTGAGGTGAACGTGTCTGACATCACATACACCAGTGCTGGTGTGAAGTGGTTGGAGGCGCCTGGTGCAATCTCAGGCTATAGGGTGGAG GCATAG